Part of the Kaistia algarum genome, TGACGTCGCTAAGCGTCTGATGACCGGCACCCGCCTCAGCATCACGGCGATCGGTGCAGCGCTCGGCTATGCAGATACGAGTGCTTTCAGCAACGCTTTCAGGCGCATGACCGGGCAATCGCCGCGCGCATGGCGGGCTGGCAACTTCTAGATCGGTGTGGATAGGCGCGTCATGGAGGCCTCGGCTTGAATCGACCTAACTATCTAACTTTCATCATAACTTTTGAATGCACTCGGGGTTGTGATCGGCGCCGATCGAGACACGGCAAACATAGAATTTATGAAGTATTCTCAATTAGTTGAAGTCATCTGGTACGGGGCCTTGCTTGGGCGCTTGATCACATGCTGAGGGTTTGTGGTCGGTTTTGTCGGCGCGCATGGCGATGCGTTTGAAATCTCTGAGTTTGCAGAAGAAGTCGGCCTTAGCCATGGCCCCAGTTCCAGGCAATGAGGCCGGCATAGAGGGCCATGGAGAGGCCATAGAGCACGGCGAGCAGGCAGTAGCCTAGAAGGTTCCTTCGCAAGCCGGGATCGGGCTGGAGCCACCATTCGAGCCTTTTGAAGGCTGCCGGAGCGATCCACCAGCCGAGGAACTGGGTACTCGCGACATTGCCGATGAAGAGTGACAGCCAGAACGGCACGCCGTGGACGTCAATGAATGGTTTGCTGATGAAATAGCCCCAGAGGAAGACGACCGGATAGAGCACCAGAAGCACGATGAGATTGCTCTTGAAGATGAATGATGGTGTCTGATCAGCGGGTTGGCCCGCGGGGAACCAGAAATTGAATCCGTAGCTGGCGCGCTTCACCGCAAGGCCGGTGTTGAACTGTCGGCCTACCTGCAGGAGGGCTTCGCGCTGCGGCGAGTCCATCCAGGCGCTCAGGTTCGCATCGGTGTCGAATGACAGAACGATGACCCAGTCGTCATGCAGGCCGGGGATCGGTCGTTCGATCTTGTGGCGCAGGAACCCCCTGAACTCCGCCTCCGCCGCCTGGATACTCGCCTGCCAGGCGAGGAACTCTACCTCCTCGTCCGGCGGCACATTGAAGGAGATGACGGCGGAGACCGCTTCCGCACGGTGGCCGCCAGCCTCTGGCAGGAGGTGGACGTCCTCAGGTCCGGCGGCAAAGCGTTGGATATCCTCGACGAGCCGGGCGCGTACGTCGCTATGCAGCCAGCCTCTCGCCGCGGCGGGCGTCGCGAACTCGATGATCTGAACCCAGTCCAGCTGGGCGGGCGGCCGTGGCGCAACCACCTCGAGGCCCAGGAAACCGGGCCAAAGTTTGAGCGCTTCCGCGACGCCGCCCGTCCAGTGCGTAAACGCGGCGTAGCCCTCGTCGGCAATGCGTTGTTGGATGACGAGAGCGACCGGCTGGTCGGGCACTTGGCTCTTCAAGCTCATATACGTGATCCGCTCAGCTACTATTTTCCAGGGGTATGGCGGCGCGTGCCCGTCACCCTGGTCTCGCCGGCAGAACGGCCGTCGCCTCACAATGATCCTGCGCGGATGGCACGTGGCCTCCGCCGCGCCCCCTAGCCGGGACGGACGACAGGACATAGACGAACGGCGATGCTTCCCTTGGAGATCATTGTGAAAACGCGCCTCCACGGCACCCGGAACCGTCTAGCAGGCCGACGGCAATGCCGCATATCCCTCACTTGGGGGATATGCGTCGCGTCCCGTCGACGACACTGGAGATGCGAGCCGGCAGAGGCTATCGGTCCCCGCCATCTCCCATTTGAAAGCGCTTCACCAGGGTCATGTGGGAATTGACGCCGAAATGGCTGTAGATGGTCTTCTGGTATTGCGCGATAGTATATTCGGACAGGGACAGGCTGATGGCCATCTCCTTGCGCGTGTGACCGTCGAGCAGAAGATTGAGCACAAGCCGGAGCCGCGGAGACAGGCGCGGCACCGTGGCGCCTCGGTCCGTCGGCCACCCCTGTTCGTGCAGCCAGGGAAGCTCACTGAGCAGGATGTGTGCCATGCGCGATTCCCGCTCGGAGAAGGGCTGATCGTTTCCCCGCCGAAAGATGCAGATCGTGCTGACGGCCCGATTATCGATGGGGCGGAGCGAGAAAATGAAAGGCCCGATATCTGCATCGCGCAGATAGGCGCCGACGCCGGACGCGACGAAGGTCGATTCGTCGACGACCTGCTGCCGAGTACGCGTGACGTGGGACGCTTTTTGGCGCATTTCACCCAGGAGCTTTGCTGACGTCCATGCCATGTCGGGGTGGCCGGCCGCCAGGATCAGCCGGGCGTAGCGCGCCTCGTCGAGGCCGCCATGCGCCATGCCGAGATAGACGGGCATCTCGCCGGGTTCAACGGCGCAGCCGAGACTCCAGGTCCAGGCATCGGCCTTGATGAGTTGGCAGATACCTTCCACGAGCTGACGCTTCACGCCGGCGAAATCGCGCTGCGAGACGATGACATCGCCAAGCAATCGGACGATGTCGCGCACATCCGATTCTAAGAGGCGGCAGCAGGATCGGCTGGCATAGATGTCAGGTCGTTAGTC contains:
- a CDS encoding helix-turn-helix transcriptional regulator; the protein is MRDIVRLLGDVIVSQRDFAGVKRQLVEGICQLIKADAWTWSLGCAVEPGEMPVYLGMAHGGLDEARYARLILAAGHPDMAWTSAKLLGEMRQKASHVTRTRQQVVDESTFVASGVGAYLRDADIGPFIFSLRPIDNRAVSTICIFRRGNDQPFSERESRMAHILLSELPWLHEQGWPTDRGATVPRLSPRLRLVLNLLLDGHTRKEMAISLSLSEYTIAQYQKTIYSHFGVNSHMTLVKRFQMGDGGDR
- a CDS encoding antibiotic biosynthesis monooxygenase, yielding MSLKSQVPDQPVALVIQQRIADEGYAAFTHWTGGVAEALKLWPGFLGLEVVAPRPPAQLDWVQIIEFATPAAARGWLHSDVRARLVEDIQRFAAGPEDVHLLPEAGGHRAEAVSAVISFNVPPDEEVEFLAWQASIQAAEAEFRGFLRHKIERPIPGLHDDWVIVLSFDTDANLSAWMDSPQREALLQVGRQFNTGLAVKRASYGFNFWFPAGQPADQTPSFIFKSNLIVLLVLYPVVFLWGYFISKPFIDVHGVPFWLSLFIGNVASTQFLGWWIAPAAFKRLEWWLQPDPGLRRNLLGYCLLAVLYGLSMALYAGLIAWNWGHG